A single window of Nicotiana sylvestris chromosome 3, ASM39365v2, whole genome shotgun sequence DNA harbors:
- the LOC138888470 gene encoding uncharacterized protein encodes MITTPVVWPPRGGGQVDRGRPRGGGQTRGGQSPIAQPGGGQPAGALVRFYAFLARPDVVASDAVIACTNSVCGKDASVLFDPGSTYLYMSSLFAHFLDIPRESLGTFVYVSTPVDDSLVVDQIYRSYVVTFYGYETRADLLLLDIIDFEVILGMDWLSPYHTILDCHANTVTLAVPELPILEWKCSSFSSSSRVISFMKARHLVDEGCLVYIAYVRDTTVESPMIDSVPVVREFADVFPSNLPGTPPDRNIDFCIDLAPSTQPISIPPYRMAPKELKELKEKLEELLAKGFVRPSV; translated from the coding sequence ATGATTACAACACCAGTCGTCTGGCCACCTAGAGGTGGAGGACAGGTTGACaggggccgtcctagaggtggaggccaaacAAGGGGAGGTCAGTCACCCATTGCTCAGCCAGGaggaggccagccagccggcgCTCTTGTCAGATTCTATGCTTTTCTAGCCAGACCAGATGTAGTGGCCTCAGATGCTGTGATCGCATGTACTAATTCTGTCTGCGGTAAGGATGCTTCGGTattgtttgatccagggtctacatatttatatatgtcatctctgtttgctcatttcctggatattcctcgtgagtctTTAGGTACTTTTGTCtatgtgtccactcctgtggaTGATTCTCTAGTTGTGGATCAGATCTACCGGTCCTATGTGGTTACCTTCTATGGTTACGAGACTAGAGCGGACCTTCTGTTACTTGACATaatcgactttgaggtcatcttgggcatggattggctatctccatatcacaccattcttgattgtcatgctaaTACTGTTACTTTAGCGGTGCCAGAGTTGCCGATATTGGAGTGGAAGTGTTCCTCCTTTAGttcatctagtcgggttatctcttttatGAAGGCTCGACATCTAGTCGATGAGGGTTGTTTGGTGTATATAGcatatgttcgggacaccaccgtagagtctccgatgattgattcagtGCCAGTAGTTCGGGAGtttgccgatgtgtttccttctaacCTTCCAGGCACGCCACCAGATCGCAacattgatttctgtattgatttggctccaagtacccagcctatatctattccaccgtaccgtatggctccgaaagagctgaaggagttgaaggagaagcttgaggagttgttagcgaAGGGGTTTGTGAGACCTAGTGTATGA